A part of Anser cygnoides isolate HZ-2024a breed goose chromosome 15, Taihu_goose_T2T_genome, whole genome shotgun sequence genomic DNA contains:
- the SMCR8 gene encoding guanine nucleotide exchange protein SMCR8, with protein sequence MIGAPDVVALARQEEEEAAAGGGAEAWREPPLPEEYSVPLAPFGGHGASPWARAGGSKFLRDFILVAEFSEQVGPQPLLTVPDDAKVPGSFDLNYFSLRIMSVDYQASFVGHPPGCAYPKLNFVEDSKVVLGDSKEGAFAYVHHLTLYDLEARGFVRPFCMAYISADEHKIMQQFQELSAEFSKASECLKTGNRKAFASELEKKLKDLDYTRSVLHGETEIQKKANDKGYYTTQAIEKANELASVEKSIIEHQDLLKQIRSYPYRKLKDSDFHPYEPECAPDQASVGSDQDLAASDLAEPGETTPYSHVPSYTPKLIKAKSAKCFDKKLKTLEELCDIYFFTQTLDQLHQIERTFRGDVCYLLTNQISRALLKQQSITNFLFEDASFLDEKAPEKHYRGCQELGQDAVERKCSEESPTPKVVVSLGSYKSSVECVPIKMEQDIDDPPEPAMTESITFEHQENLDYLDADIKGSISSGESIEVLGTEKSASGLTKSESQASLPISPSPQAGRSKVGSRRTVSEDSIEVLSTCPSEALIPEDFKASYPSAINEEPYADDEEGGLRFAPRLNPDDADEPEDGSNPENPAQVDSACCIGKESPRFLEPLPSPGPRPCDEDGVVRIPPQPYRQAEQGPCGGFAGSPHPDGVPGGLLPHELDSRYPAGGRELSRTSLDECSDSTSYISSAASTCSDRTPSPAHPPCPASERHKKKAGQNALRFIRQYPFAHPAIYSLLSGRTLIVLGEDEAIVKKLVTALSIFVPSCGVRAKPVKHWLTAPLHVVDFQRWKLVGLQRTASPAGVNVLHALSRYSRYVSILDADSKTLRCPLYRGAVVARLADHRTQIKRGSTYYMHVQSVLTQLCSKAFLFAFCHHLHLPVAESEPEEAVASRRVSFLKHHLGLANEDLKIVQYLAELLKLRYIQEPGQGANPLLRFDYVPSFLYKI encoded by the exons ATGATCGGCGCCCCCGACGTGGTGGCGTTGgcgaggcaggaggaggaggaggcggcggcgggggggggagccgaggcGTGGAGGGAGCCGCCGCTGCCCGAGGAGTACTCGGTGCCCCTGGCGCCCTTCGGCGGGCACGGCGCCAGCCCCTGGGCCAGGGCGGGCGGCTCCAAGTTCCTGCGGGACTTCATCCTGGTGGCCGAGTTCTCGGAGCAGGTGGGGCCGCAGCCCCTGCTCACCGTCCCCGATGACGCCAAGGTGCCGGGCAGCTTCGACCTCAACTACTTCTCGCTGCGCATCATGTCGGTGGACTACCAGGCGTCCTTCGTGGGCCACCCGCCCGGCTGCGCCTACCCCAAGCTCAACTTCGTGGAGGACTCCAAGGTGGTGCTGGGGGACTCGAAGGAGGGCGCCTTCGCCTACGTGCACCACCTGACGCTCTACGACCTGGAGGCCCGCGGCTTCGTCAGGCCCTTCTGCATGGCCTACATCTCGGCCGACGAGCACAAGATCATGCAGCAGTTCCAGGAGCTCTCGGCCGAGTTCTCCAAAGCCTCCGAGTGCCTGAAGACGGGCAACAGGAAGGCTTTCGCCAGCGAGCTGGAGAAGAAGCTGAAGGACCTCGATTACACCAGGAGCGTGCTGCACGGCGAGACCGAGATACAGAAGAAAGCCAACGACAAAGGGTACTACACCACCCAAGCCATCGAAAAGGCCAACGAGCTGGCCAGCGTGGAGAAGTCCATCATCGAGCACCAAGACCTGCTGAAGCAGATCCGGTCCTACCCCTACAGGAAGCTGAAGGACTCCGACTTCCACCCCTACGAGCCCGAGTGCGCCCCGGACCAGGCCAGCGTGGGCAGCGATCAGGACCTGGCTGCCTCCGACCTCGCTGAGCCGGGCGAGACGACCCCCTACTCCCACGTGCCCTCCTACACCCCCAAACTCATCAAAGCCAAGTCCGCCAAGTGCTTCGACAAGAAGCTGAAAACGCTGGAGGAGCTCTGcgacatttattttttcacccaGACCCTGGATCAGCTGCATCAGATCGAGAGGACGTTCAGGGGCGACGTGTGCTACCTCCTGACAAACCAGATCAGTCGGGCGCTTTTGAAGCAGCAAAGCATAACTAACTTCCTCTTCGAAGACGCGTCTTTTCTAGATGAAAAAGCACCTGAAAAGCACTACCGAGGCTGCCAGGAACTCGGCCAAGACGCCGTCGAAAGAAAGTGTTCGGAAGAGTCCCCCACCCCGAAAGTGGTCGTCAGCCTGGGGTCCTACAAGTCCAGCGTGGAGTGCGTGCCCATCAAGATGGAGCAGGACATCGACGACCCTCCGGAACCCGCGATGACCGAATCCATAACTTTCGAACACCAGGAGAACCTGGACTATCTCGACGCCGACATTAAAGGGAGCATCAGCAGCGGTGAGAGCATTGAGGTCCTTGGAACGGAGAAATCGGCGTCGGGGCTGACGAAATCGGAGAGCCAGGCCAGCCTGCCcatcagccccagcccccaggcGGGCAGGAGCAaggtgggcagcaggaggacCGTCAGCGAGGACAGCATCGAGGtcctcagcacctgcccctccgaGGCGCTCATCCCGGAAGACTTCAAAGCGAGCTACCCAAGTGCCATTAACGAGGAACCTTATGCAGACGATGAGGAGGGAGGCCTTCGCTTCGCCCCCAGGTTAAACCCGGACGACGCCGACGAGCCGGAGGACGGCTCGAACCCGGAAAACCCGGCGCAGGTTGATTCAGCCTGCTGCATCGGCAAGGAGAGCCCCCGCTTCCTCGAGCCTCTGCCCAGCCCGGGCCCCAGGCCGTGTGACGAGGACGGGGTGGTGAGGATCCCCCCGCAGCCCTACCGGCAAGCCGAGCAGGGGCCGTGCGGCGGTTTCGCCGGCTCCCCGCACCCCGACGGCGTGCCGGGAGGGCTCCTTCCCCACGAGCTCGACTCGCGCTACCCGGCGGGcggcagggagctcagcaggaCCAGCCTGGACGAGTGCTCGGACTCCACGAGCTACATCAGCAGCGCCGCCTCCACCTGCTCCGACCGCACGCCGTCGCCCGCTCACCCCCCGTGCCCGGCGAGCgagaggcacaaaaaaaaagccggGCAGAACGCCCTGCGGTTCATCAGGCAGTACCCCTTCGCCCACCCCGCCATCTACTCCCTGCTCAGCGGGAGGACCCTGATCGTGCTGGGGGAGGACGAGGCGATAGTGAAGAAGCTCGTGACCGCCCTCTCCATCTTCGTGCCCAGCTGCGGCGTTCGCGCCAAGCCTGTGAAGCACTGGCTCACGGCCCCGCTGCACGTGGTGGATTTCCAGAGGTGGAAGCTGGTCGGGCTCCAGAG GACGGCGTCGCCCGCGGGGGTGAACGTGCTGCATGCCCTCAGCCGCTACAGCCGCTACGTGAGCATCCTGGACGCCGACAGCAAGACCCTGCGCTGCCCGCTCTACAGAGGCGCCGTGGTGGCCCGGCTGGCCGACCACCGCACCCAGATCAAGCGAGGCAGCACCTACTACATGCACGTCCAAAGCGTCCTCACCCAGCTGTGCTCCAAAGCCTTCCTCTTCGCCTTCTGCCACCACCTGCACCTTCCCGTCGCCGAGAGCGAGCCGGAGGAAGCCGTCGCCAGCCGCAGGGTGAGCTTCCTGAAGCACCACCTGGGCCTCGCCAACGAAGATCTGAAAATTGTGCAGTATTTAGCCGAGCTGCTGAAGCTGCGGTACATTCAGGAACCCGGCCAGGGGGCGAATCCCCTGCTCAGATTTGACTACGTTCCCAGCTTTTTGTACAAAATCTAG
- the TOP3A gene encoding DNA topoisomerase 3-alpha — protein sequence MSLPARLFASRGVRMLPQPWRFFSRAAEDAALQRIRKVLCVAEKNDAARGIADLLSNSRMRRREGLSKFNKIYEYDYQMFGQTVTMVMTSVSGHLLAHDFKLPFRKWHSCNPLALFDAEIEKYCPENYVDIKRTLEREVQQCQALVIWTDCDREGENIGFEIIHVCKAVKPNLQVFRARFSEITLHAVRTACENLTQPDQKTSDAVDVRQELDLRIGAAFTRFQTLRLRKIFPDILADQLISYGSCQFPTLGFVVERFKAIQAFVPEAFYKIKVTHEHEDGNVVFNWKRNRLFNHTACLVLYHMCMEDPVATVVEVGSKPKSKWRPLPLDTVELEKLASRKLKINAKETMRIAEKLYTQGLISYPRTETNIFPKELNLSALVQQQTQDPNWGVFAQRILDQGGPTPRSGTKTDQAHPPIHPTKYTANLQGNEQRLYEFIVRHFLACCSQDAKGQETTVEIDIANERFVAQGLMILARNYLEVYPYEKWSDKVIPLYQKGSRFQPTTVEMVDGETSPPLLLSEADLIALMEKHGIGTDATHAEHIETIKTRMYVGLTADQRFLPGHLGMGLVEGYDSMGYEMSKPDLRAELEADLKLICEGKKDKSVVLQQQVQKYKQVFIEAVARANKLDQALAQYFGEATEIAEQEEVYPAMPVPIRKCPQCNNDMVLKTKRNGGFYLSCTGYPACKTAVWFPDFVLDVAKDESICAECRPHPVHRLKFKFKRGSVPPMMPLEFVGCIGGCDEMLRELLDLKYLHRSSQPARSASQQANHLQANNSFSRASSDSRQARGTTNPAAGHLLSLSTPRAHRPAPAAAPDNGNNAVVCNCGNEATLLTVRKEGPNQGRQFYKCNANTCNFFLWANEQSEDRSNAAPWGSAPPQPFGGRGRAGFQRPGGGGRGPELFGSNNSGSGGGTVCNCEQPAVTRTVQKDGPNKGRQFHTCSKPREQQCGFFQWADENAAPGASGDASWNHFGSSGHSRELGSKTKRPSNLSSGGMAKKPRTCSICHQPGHTKKTCPHSH from the exons ATGAGCCTCCCCGCGCGGCTTTTTGCTAGCCGGGGGGTCAGgatgctgccccagccctggcgcTTCTTCTCGCGGGCGGCGGAGGATGCGGCCCTGCAGAGGATCCGGAAGGTCCTGTGCGTGGCTGAGAAGAACGATGCCGCCCGGGGAATCGCAGATCTGCTCTCCAACAGCAGGATGCGGCGG agagAGGGGCTTTCCAAGTTCAACAAGATCTACGAATATGACTACCAGATGTTTGGCCAG ACTGTCACCATGGTGATGACATCCGTCTCGGGACACTTGCTGGCTCACGATTTCAAGCTGCCCTTTCGCAAATG GCATAGCTGCAACCCTCTAGCTCTTTTTGATGCTGAAATAGAGAAATATTGTCCCGAAAATTACGTGGATATTAAG AGAACCCTCGAACGAGAAGTCCAGCAGTGCCAAGCTCTGGTGATCTGGACTGACTGTGACCGAGAAGGAGAGAACATCGGCTTTGAGATCATTCATGTTTGCAAAGCTG TAAAGCCAAACCTCCAGGTTTTCCGAGCCCGCTTTTCAGAGATTACGCTTCATGCTGTCAGAACTGCCTGTGAGAATCTCACCCAACCGGATCAAAAAACTAGTGATGCTGTTGATGtcaggcaggagctggaccTCAGGATAG GCGCTGCTTTCACCAGATTCCAGACGCTGAGGCTCCGGAAGATCTTCCCTGATATTTTAGCAGACCAGCTGATCAGCTATGGTAGTTGCCAGTTCCCAACCCTGGGGTTTGTAGTGGAACGCTTTAAAGCCATCCAGGCCTTTGTTCCTGAAGCCTTCTATAAAATCAAAG TGACACATGAACACGAAGACGGCAATGTGGTCTTCAACTGGAAGAGGAACCGGCTCTTTAATCACACAGCGTGCCTGGTCCTTTACCACATGTGTATGGAG GATCCTGTAGCGACTGTTGTTGAAGTTGGGAGCAAGCCAAAGAGCAAATGGAGGCCCCTGCCCCTGGACACCGTG GAACTTGAGAAATTGGCTTCCcgcaaactgaaaataaatgcaaaggaaacCATGAGAATAGCAGAAAAACTCTATACTCAAGG GCTTATCAGCTATCCCCGAACAGAGACCAACATTTTCCCCAAGGAGCTGAACCTCTCCGCCTTAGTGCAACAGCAAACACAGGACCCAAACTGGGGGGTGTTTGCGCAGAGGATTTTGGATCAGGGTGGGCCAACCCCTCGGAGCGGAACCAAAACAGATCAGGCTCACCCGCCCATTCACCCCACCAAATACACTGCTAACCTGCAG GGCAACGAGCAGAGACTGTATGAATTCATCGTGCGCCATTTTCTGGCTTGCTGCTCTCAAGACGCCAAGGGACAGGAAACAACTGTGGAGATTGACATCGCTAATGAGCGATTCGTTGCTCAAGGACTAATGATCCTGGCCCGAAATTATCTGGAAGTCTATCCTTATGAGAAGTGGAGTGACAAG GTTATCCCACTGTATCAGAAAGGGTCTCGCTTTCAGCCCACTACAGTGGAGATGGTGGATGGGGAAACCAGCCCTCCATTGCTCCTCTCAGAAGCGGATCTCATTGCGCTCATGGAGAAACATGGCATTG GGACTGATGCCACTCACGCAGAGCACATTGAGACAATCAAGACACGGATGTACGTGGGCCTCACAGCAGATCAGAGATTCCTCCCGGGCCACCTGGGCATGGGGCTGGTTGAAG GCTATGATTCCATGGGCTACGAGATGTCCAAGCCCGACCTTCGAGCTGAGCTGGAGGCTGATCTGAAACTGATCTGTGAGGGGAAGAAAGACAAATCTGtagtgctgcagcagcaggtgcaAAAGTACAAACAAGTCTTCATTGAGGCCGTGGCCAGAGCCAACAA GCTGGACCAGGCCCTGGCTCAGTATTTTGGAGAAGCCACAGAAATTGCTGAGCAAGAGGAAGTCTACCCAGCAATGCCAGTTCCCATTCGGAAATGCCCACAGTGCAACAACGACATGGTCCTGAAGACCAAGAGGAACGGCGG GTTCTATCTCAGCTGCACGGGCTATCCAGCTTGTAAAACTGCAGTCTGGTTTCCCGATTTTGTGCTGGACGTGGCCAAGGACGAGAGCATCTGTGCTGAGTGTAGACCCCATCCTGTTCACAG aCTGAAGTTTAAGTTCAAGAGAGGCAGCGTTCCACCCATGATGCCCCTGGAGTTTGTTGGCTGCATCGGCGGCTGCGATGAGATGCTGAGAGAGCTCTTGGACCTGAAGTACTTACACAGGTCGTCGCAGCCTGCGCGGTCAGCCAGCCAGCAAGCTAACCACTTGCAGGCCAACAACTCCTTCAGCAGGGCAAGCAGCGACAGCAGGCAGGCGAGGGGGACCACGAACCCGGCGGCGGGACATCTCCTCTCCTTGAGTACACCGAGAGCACACAGGCCTGCTCCCGCAGCTGCTCCAGACAACGGGAACAACGCAGTGGTGTGCAACTGCGGGAACGAAGCCACGCTGTTAACTGTGCGCAAAGAGGGTCCCAATCAAGGCAGGCAGTTTTACAAATGCAACGCCAATACCTGCAATTTTTTCCTCTGGGCTAACGAGCAGTCAGAGGACAGGAGCAACGCAGCCCCGTGGGGCTCTGCACCGCCCCAGCCCTTTGGGGGAAGGGGCCGAGCAGGCTTTCAGagaccaggaggaggagggagaggccCAGAGCTCTTTGGAAGCAACAACTCCGGCTCAGGAGGTGGCACCGTCTGCAATTGCGAGCAGCCAGCTGTCACGCGCACCGTCCAAAAGGACGGCCCTAACAAGGGGCGGCAGTTCCACACGTGCTCAAAacccagagagcagcagtgcgGCTTCTTCCAGTGGGCTGATGAAAACGCGGCACCAG GGGCTTCTGGAGATGCTTCGTGGAACCACTTTGGGAGCAGCGGGCACTCGAGGGAGCTGGGAAGTAAAACGAAGAGACCAAGCAACCTCTCCTCAGGAGGCATGGCCAAGAAACCACGGACCTGTAGCATTTGCCACCAGCCTGGCCACACGAAGAAAACTTGTCCTCACAGCCACTGA
- the SHMT1 gene encoding serine hydroxymethyltransferase, cytosolic — MANSAANSGLPSAELWASHNKMVMEPLDSNDPEVHSIIKKEKQRQRLGLELIASENFASRAVLEALGSCLNNKYSEGYPGQRYYGGTEFVDELERLCQKRALQAYRLDPQKWGVNVQPYSGSPANFAVYTALVEPHGRIMGLDLPDGGHLTHGFMTEKKKISATSVFFESMPYKVNPKTGYIDYDRLEENARLFHPKLIIAGVSCYSRNLDYARMRKIADANGAYLMADMAHISGLVAAGVVPSPFDHCDVVSTTTHKTLRGCRAGMIFYRKGTRSVDPKTGKETLYNLESLINQAVFPGLQGGPHNHAIAGIAVALRQAMTPEFKAYQQQVVANCRALSAALMELGYDIVTGGSDNHLILLDLRSRGTDGGRAERVLELCSIACNKNTCPGDISALRPSGLRFGTPALTSRGFQQDDFRMVAQYIHRGIELTLRVQNDMSPKATLKEFKEKLEEEKYQKELKALKVEVEAFAATFPLPGLPVL, encoded by the exons GTGCACAGCATCATCAAGAAGGAGAAGCAGCggcagaggctggggctggagctgatCGCGTCGGAGAACTTTGCGAGCCGAGCGGTCCTGGAGGCCCTGGGATCCTGCCTGAACAACAAATACTCCGAGGGCTACCCAGGACAGAG GTACTACGGCGGGACCGAGTTCGTAGACGAGCTGGAAAGGCTGTGTCAGAAGCGCGCCCTGCAGGCGTACCGCCTCGACCCCCAGAAGTGGGGCGTCAACGTCCAGCCCTACTCAG GGTCCCCCGCCAACTTCGCCGTGTACACGGCCTTGGTGGAGCCTCACGGCAGGATCATGGGGCTGGACCTGCCCGACGGGGGGCACCTGACGCACGGGTTCATGACGGAGAAGAAGAAGATCTCTGCCACCTCTGTCTTCTTCGAGTCCATGCCCTACAAG gTCAACCCCAAGACGGGTTACATCGATTACGACCGCCTGGAGGAGAACGCCCGCCTGTTCCACCCCAAGCTGATCATAGCAG GCGTCAGCTGCTACTCGCGCAACCTGGACTATGCCCGCATGCGGAAGATCGCCGACGCCAACGGCGCCTACCTCATGGCCGACATGGCCCACATCAGCGGGCTGGTGGCCGCCGGCGTCGTGCCCTCGCCCTTCGACCACTGCGACGTCGTCTCCACCACCACGCACAAGACcctgcggggctgcagggccggCATGATCTTCTACCGCAAAG GCACCCGCAGCGTGGACCCCAAGACGGGCAAGGAAACGCTCTACAACCTGGAGAGCCTCATCAACCAGGCGGTCTtccccgggctgcaggggggcccGCACAACCACGCCATCGCAG GGATCGCCGTGGCGCTGCGGCAGGCCATGACGCCCGAGTTCAAGGCGTACCAGCAGCAGGTGGTGGCCAACTGCAGGGCGCTCTCGGCAGCGCTGATGGAGCTGGGCTACGACATCGTCACGG GGGGCTCCGACAACCACCTCATCCTCCTGGACCTGCGCAGCAGAGGGACGGACGGCGGCCGGGCCGAGCGGGTGCTGGAGCTCTGCTCCATCGCCTGCAACAAGAACACGTGCCCCG GTGACATCAGCGCCCTGCGCCCCAGCGGTCTGCGCTTCGGGACGCCGGCTCTCACCTCCCGTGGCTTCCAGCAGGATGATTTCCGCATGGTGGCTCAGTACATccacagag gGATCGAGCTGACGCTGCGGGTGCAGAACGACATGAGCCCCAAGGCCACGCTGAAGGAGTTCAAGGAGAaactggaggaggagaagtacCAGAAGGAGCTCAAGGCACTGAAGGTGGAGGTGGAAGCCTTCGCAGCAACCTTCCCGCTCCCAGGGCTGCCTGTCCTGTAA